Genomic DNA from Buteo buteo chromosome 21, bButBut1.hap1.1, whole genome shotgun sequence:
CCACGGAGGCTGCAAAATCCCCCACTTTGCCCCTACAAAGCTGGCTTGGGGCTGCTGAGCTCTTAGGCACGTGGGGAGGTAGTTCACCTTTGCTTTCCTGCTCCTAACACGTGCCTAGGCAGCAAGTATGAAAGTGAAAGCAGGGAACAGGCTGGACATTTGCGTGTGGCAAAGGTGGGATGTGACACTTTGAAGGAGCCCGGCCGCCATGCCAGGAGCAAGCACCCTCTTGCCCCATGGCAGTGACCgtctccccttctcctccctccagcGCCATTCAGGCCAGCAGACACCAAGAGCGTTGTTCGATTCGACCGCTATGGCGATGGGATCGGGCGCTACAACATCTTCAACTATCACTACATGGATGGGCGGTATCGGTATCAGAAGGTGGGCTACTGGGCTGAGGGGCTCATCCTCAACACCAGCCTCATCCCATGGGCTGAGGCCTCCATCCCTGTGTCCCAGTGCAGCGACCCCTGCAAGAAGAATGAGATAAAGAGCATGCAGCCTGGAGACATATGCTGCTGGATCTGCATCCCCTGCCAGCCCTATGAGTATTTGCTGGATGAGTTCACCTGCATGGACTGCGGTCTCGGTTACTGGCCCAACGAGACCCTGAATGGCTGCTATGAGTTGCCCCAAGAGTACATCCGCTGGAAAGACGTCTGGGCCATTGGTCCTGTCACTATCTCTTGCCTGGGATTTATCTCCACTCTCTTCGTTTTCGGAGTCTTCATGAAGAACAATGACACTCCCATCGTGAAGGCCTCTGGCCGGGAGCTCTGCTACATTCTCCTGACTGGGGTCCTCATGTGCTACAGCATGACCTTCATCTTCATCGCAAAGCCCTCCACTGAGGTGTGCACGCTCCGACGCCTGGGGCTGGGCACGTCCTTCGCCGTCTGCTATTCGGCCCTCTTGACCAAGACGAATCGCATCGCCAGGATCTTCAGCGGGGTGAAGGAGGGGGTCCAGCGCCCCCGGTTCATAAGCCCCACATCGCAGGTGGTCATCTGCATGGCCCTCATCTCTTGCCAGCTGATTATCGTCATCATCTGGCTGCTGGTGGAGACCCCCGGCACGGGCAAGGAGACCGAGCCTGACAAGAGGTACATCGTCACCCTCAAGTGCAACAACCGCGATTCCAACATGCTCATTTCGCTTACCTACAATGTCCTCTTGATTGTCCTCTGCACGGTCTATGCCTTCAAGACACGGAAATGCCCCGAAAACTTCAACGAGGCCAAGTTTATTGGGTTCACCATGTACACGACCTGCATCATCTGGCTGGCCTTCCTGCCCATCTTCTACGTGACCTCCAGCGACTACCGAGTAAGAGCCTGAGTCTGGGGGGGGCTCTGATAGAGCTTCAGCTGAGAGGTCTTGGCAATTTGGGCCTCACAGGGTTTGTGGCCAGGAGATGTGTGGGTCTGGGGAAGGGTCTTCGGCCATGGACCTGGTGATGGTCACCTCTGCATTGGGGTGTTCGGAACCAGGTGAAGGGTGGCTGAAGGGCTGTGGCTGAGGGGGCAATGAGTCCTGGGAGGAAGACAccccccatccctctcccttGACAGACTGTTGGCTAGGGTGAGGATGGGAAATGGCCCCGAGACCTCCAAAGACACCGTGACCATGGAGGAGTGATTGCCATCATTCAGCCTCATGACACGAAGGCACGAGACAGCCCCTGGCCCATCCAGACGCCCCCCCCCACCAGGGCATGAATGCCAATCCCAGGGCCAGCATGGTCCCTGGGGAGCTGAGCAGTGCCAGGGACTGGGGAGCATGGGGTGCACCCTGCAGCACCTGGCAAGGGTGCCCAGACACGTTCTTGTCAGGCCTGGAGGACTCGGTGGGGGCGGCTGCAGTCGGGGGCTTCCAGAGAGGACCTGCATCCCCCGGTGGGAGCGGGCATTGGGGTGGGGGATGCTGGGCTGTCCTGGTTTCTAAccctgggatagagttaattgtcttcctagtagctggtatagtgctatgttttgagtttggtaCGAGAAGAATGGCCGGTGCCACAGCGAGGGCTTCATCCTGCCCCACTCGGGGCAGAGGGCTGGTGGCCAGAGCGCCTGACGCCCACCCCTGTCTCCAGGTCCAGACCACCACCATGTGCATCTCGGTGAGCCTCAGCGGCACCGTGGTCCTCGGCTGCCTCTTCACCCCCAAGCTCCACATCATACTCTTCCAGCCGCAGAAGAACGTGGCCAGCCACCGCGTGGGCACTGCTCGGTTCAGCGTGGTGGCTGCCGGCTCCAGCCAGTCCCATGGTGAGCACCGTGGGGATGGGGAagtgctggggagcagcacccctttcctggctggggggggcacaccCCAGCATGGGCCCCTGAAAGTGGGATGCAGGGTAGGGTATGGCTGGAAAGGGGGGGACGGAGGGTGCTGTGTCCCCTATGGCTCATCCCTGTCATCTCCCATggctgcagcactgcctgctgggggggggtacTGCTCCCAGGGGCCCGACGCTGCCTTTAGGGGACACGGCCACCCCAAGCACACTCCACCCCAAACCTGAGGGATTCAGCTGCCCCAGGTGCCTGTCACCTCCCTGGGGGGATACGGCCACCCCAGGTACCCTCTACCCCAGCCCCAGGGGATGCAGCTCCCCAGGCACCCATCGCCCACCACAGTGGGATGCcttgaggcggggggggggtttgcTGCTGCCGGATCCCAACCCGCCCCTGACTGCTGCCTTCCCGGCCAGGCTCGGCCTCGCAGTACGTGCCCACGGTGTGCAACGGCCGCGAGGTGGTGGACTCCACGACGTCATCCTTGTGAAGAACGGGGGGGCCAGGCCGTGGTGCCGCCACTCATGCCCGCGGCCGCGTTGCACCCCGGCTCTCTCCCCAGGGAGAGCAGTGCCCGCGGCACGGCCCGCTCGGGTGCCACAAGCAGCCAGGAggctcagcccctgccccagcacgaGCTACACATCCCACGCGTTGGGTCACGGTACGTGTCACCCTTCCCTTGCACTGAGACACGTTACGCGTCCCCTGTCCCCTGCGTTGAGCCGTGGCGAATGTCCCCAATCCCTCGAACTGAGCCGTGGCGTACATCCCCCATCACCTGCGCTGAGCCATGGCGCGCGTCCCCCCATCCCTCGCACTGAGCCATGGTGCATGTCCCTCTAAGTCACCTGCACTGAGCCGTTGTGCACCCCCCACATCCCCCGCACTGAGCCCTGGTGAACGTCCCCCCCGTCCCTTGCACTGAGCCGTAGCGCACATCGCACGTCCCTTGCACTGACCTGTAGTGCATATCCTCCATTCCCTGCACCAAAACTGTGGTGCAACCCCTCCCCACCTTGTCCCTTGCACTGAGCCCTGGTGCAAATCCCCCCCCCGTCCCTTGCACCGAGCCGCGGCGCACGACCCGACTGCCTCTGGCCAAGCCACGTTGCAACTCCCACTGCTTGCACGGAGCCACGCTGCACCTCCCGCTCCCTCCACGCCGAGCCCCGTGCCGGCACACGCCGCCGCTCTAGCCCCTGCCCCATCGCCCACCCTGCTTTCCTGGTGCAGGGTCTTTCCCGTCACCCCCCTGTGCCAAGCCGTGCTCCACGTCACCCTTTCCCGGGCGCTTTGCAGTTTCacctttttctcctcatttttggCCCCAGGAAAGCCACTGAGCGCTGCCGGGCTGGGCCcaagccccctccctccctcctttcgCTGCGCGTAGTGCTTCTCACCCCTCACCCCTTCATGGGAGACAGGGCAGGAGCGGGGCAAGCGCTCGCTGGCCCCCCGGCCCCTGCAGAGCCCAGGGGGGTCTGGCAGGGGCTGAAGGCAAATAAGGGAACCCAGATATTTGAGCCCAACCAAGTTTTTAAGAGTAGATTTTTAGTGTGAGCAagagtgtgattttttttttttgtaatttatgtaaataaagtggttttgttttttgtttttttttttaaaatagactcTTCCAGAGCTCAGGTCAGGCTGAACCTGAGGGAAAGGGGCAGACCCTCGCAGAGGGCAGAGCCACATCATGATAGGGGGGCCAGCAGGATCAGGGGGCCATGCAACACCCCCTGCTTACATCCTGCCGGCTCCAGGAATATGGTTGTACAAAGGACTCAGGGCGCAGCTCCAGGGACAGGGGTTTAGTGACCTGGCTCCAGTGCCTCTGGGGCCAGGGGCTAGGAGCTGTTGGGGGCTTCGAGGCTGTCAGGGGCttcggggctgggggctgcagcactCCGCTTCAGAGGGATGATGCAGATGCTGTTCTTGGCTTCTTTGACTCTCCACCACCGGCCAAGCCTGTAGATGAAAGAGATGGGGGCTACCCTCTGCCGAGCCCTTGGAGGAGCAGGGGGGGCTGTGCCCCTGGGCAGCACCAGGGAGGGGGGACAGTACCGGTGCTCCTGTCCAAGGCCGGCCACCAGGAAGTCGCCGGCTGCAGAGAACTTGAGGCTGTTAACAAAACCCACCtggaggggacagagcagggTGAGGGGCTCTGGCAGCCTGCTCCTGCCGCCCAGGGAGGGGAACCCCTGCCCAGAGatgcccccagcccagctccaatcccccacctccccatccATACCAACGGGATGTCCCAGAGGGGCTCCAGCTTCCGAAATCCCTCACCGCACTTCCAGAGCTTCACGCTGGCGCTGTGGGAGCctggggcagagagagaagacTGCCATGCACTCCCATCCAGGTAAGGGAGCAGGACGCCCCCCCCTCCACACCCCCACTCCAAAGCAGCTGCCACACACCTGTAGCCAGGAGGTCACTGTTGCGCAGGGCGGCCACTGCCGAGATCCAGTATGGCTGCTGCAGGCCCTGGGCATCCTGCATGCCATGCGCCTGCCGGGCCAGTGCCAGTGGCTTCTTTTTCGTTAGCCCCCACAGGGCTAGGGACCtgccagggagggaaggggtgagggggctgaggggggcaCCGCCTGCGCACCCCAGGCACCACCCCGGCCCTGTGCTCACCCATCATCGGCGCCTGACACCATGTGCTCCTCGTTGATGAGCTGGATACAGTCGATGGAGCCCCTGTGAAGAGAAGGGGCAACTGCCATCAGTTATGAGCGTGCTTTGGGATCCTATTTAGGAGACAAGGGCTCACCAGGGCATCAGCATCCCCGCAGTGCCGGCGGGCTCCTGGTGATGCTTGGCACCCGCACACCGCTGCCCCAGCCGGAcccacccacctgcagccccctctCCCGCCCCAGACCTACTGGTGCCCGTAAAACACAAGCTGCGACTCCTCCGGGATCTTCCAGAGCCGCACGGTACCATCCCGTCCCCCTGCCGTCACACAGCACTCCCGGCTCAGGCTGTCCAGCCCCGTGATGACATCCTGGTGCCCGAACCTGGAGAAGCAGATGGCAAAGTGTTGTGGCAAGCAGGGCCCTCTGCTACCACGACTCCCCTGGGCCCGCTGGCAAACCCCATGGCAGCACGGTCAGTGGGTTCCCCCCCGCCCAGGTCTTACAAGGTCTCCACGTATGCATTCTCTGCCACGTTCCAGACCTTGACGCAGCGGTCGTGGGAGGCACTGTAGAGCTGGTGTGTGCCCTTCCGGAAGGACAGACCCTacagacagatggacagacacaggcacagcagtgaGGGGTGCCAGGGAGGACGCGGCTGCCCAGCCTCACAGGCATCATGGCCAATGCCCGCAACTCACCGAGACGGCATCGCGGTGCCCAGTGAAGATGTGCAGGCGCTTGCAGGTGGCTGCATCCCAGATCATGATCAGCTTGTTCCTGTCTCCCGTGGCCTGGCAAACAACAGGGGATGCCCGAGACCTGCCCCTCAGGGACCCACGGCCCACCCCATGTTCTTTGGGGGGTCCCAGGAACCCATTCTAGACTCTGGTGGGGGTCGGGGCTGCTTTAACCCAGCAAGGTACATCTGGGCATGAGACACTGCCCCCCAGGACGCTGGGAGGAGATGCACTCCCCACGGCCACCTCTCCACCCCATGCAGCAACACCAGACCCCTCTCTCCGTACCAGGTACTTGCCATCTGACGAGATGGCCATGCAGAGGACGTGGGACGCGTGCCCCATGTGCCGCTCCTCGGTGCCCTTCTTCCCCCCGGGCACCACGCACAACCTCTTCCCGCTCTCCACCTCCCCTATGGGAAAAGCATCTCCGTCACCCCCTGGGACCCTCCCACCGCTCCAGAAAGCACCAAGGAGCCTCCCACAGAGACTAAAACAATGCACATGCACATTCCCAGAGGGGCTGGAGGCCAAGCCACCCCCATGAGCACCCACAGTCCTGCTCCTGTAGGGTCCCTGCAGGGCTCAGGCTGGGGTAACAGCCAGTCATAGCCCCAAAGAAACACTTGCATTTGATGAGGGAGCCGTCCTTGGAAGCAGAAAAGATGAACCTGTCATCTGGAGAGATGACCAGGCAGGTGACGGGCAGCTGGTGCCCCTGCAGCATGCGGATGCTGGCTGGATCCGGAGGCTGGACCTGCAGGGAGAGCAGGATGTGAGCTGGGCTGCCCCGGCCCCTTCCCCAGGCACAGGTGTACCCGAGCATGGCACCCTCTCTTCTCCTGGGTGCCAGCAGCTGGCACTCCAGGTGGGAGAAGGGCCCTGGTCCCGTAGCTGGCACGGCAACTCGGGGTGCCGGCTTTAGCCATGCCCGAGCATCCCGCAAAGCCGGCACTTACGGTCTGGCACCCCCAGCGCTGGGCACTTACATCTTTGGCGACCAGGCGCTGCAGCCGGCCCTTCTGCTCgagctggggaagaagcaggAGGCTCAGCGGAGGCGGCCGCGGCCCCACGGGAGAGGGGCAgagcccgccgccgccaccgggaCAGAGGGGATGCGCCCGCCCCCCTGctcaccacgtcctccttcaGCCGGTCGCCGATGAGATCCGCCGGCTgggtctcctcctcctccgccgccgcccgctcctCCTCTGCAGCGGACACAGTGCATGAGGGCCGGGCTCAGCTCCCGGAGCCGTCCCGCCGGGGCTCCGGCACCGGGGACCGGGCGGGACTCACCGTGCTGGCGGAGTTGCTCCAGGTACAGCTTGGCCAGGCGCAGCTTCTTCTCCTGCGGCGTCTCCTCCACCTCTtcctccgccgcctcccgccgccgccgccccaaCGACGGGCTGCGGGGACACGCGTGAGCACCGCCACCGGTACCGgcatccccccccgccccgtggcGCAGGCCTTACCTCTCCGGCTCGGAGTCGCTGGACACCTCCTCGTCGACGGGCCGGCCGGCCGCCGCCCGCGGCCTCCCCTCGGCGCCCGGGACCTACGGGACGAACCGGGCTGATCAACGGGACGGGGAGGGGCGCGGcgaccccgccggggcagcccctcctCTCTctcgcccccggcccggcccggccctcaccgccgcccgcggccgccgccgtcccgccgccccgcgcggggcctTGGCCCTcctgccgcccgccgccgccgccatgctGCCGCCGCACGTGgtgcccgccccgccggctGCCGGCGgccaggccccgcccccgcccgctcCTATTGGCTTCgggcggccgggccccgcctcccaccggccccgcggccccgcctcCCCTTCCACGGAAGCGGGCCGCCCTGTCACTCGGGTAGCGACGCCATTCACTCCGCGccggcgccgccccgccccctcggcGCTGTCCCCGCCCCCCGGGCGTCATGCCCCGCCCCCTGAAGCTGTCCCCGCCCCTTCGGCGGGGCTCCTCTGCCGGGGCTCCGTCCCTGCAGCGAGTGTCCTGCGGTTTTGGGGGCGAGCGGGGGGTCCCTGCCGGGGACCCGCACCCTCAAGCTCCCCCCCGGCGACACCGCCCGGTTGGCTGAGCCCCAGGGCCCCCTGGGGGCGCTGCCTCCTCTGGTCCCCCCAAGACCCCTGGTGCCCGGCCCCCCGGGCACCGCAGCCGAGACGGCGTCGTGGTGACGGCGGATGGGTGGCTGCTTCCCAAATCACGATCAGCTTGTTCGGACCCTCGGGGACCCTCGGCCAGCTCCCGTGCGGGGCACGGCATCTGGTCCCATCCCACGTCCTTTGGGGGGCCCAGGGACCCGTGCTGGGCTGCGACTGGGGTagtggctggctggctggctggctgggacAGGTGGGTGCGGAGGGGCCCATCCTGGTGATGCTCTAAAGAGCTAAAACCTGGTTTTGTGCCGAAACTTCATTTTGCGCATTCAGTCTCTTTCCTCTTTGGCACCCGGGGAGGTGTGGAAGGACAGTGGGAACACTCCTCAGCTGGTCTCTGCGAGGCACTGGCTCAATTCCCCAGGGACAAGCAGCCAAAGAGTGTTGCCATGTGTGCCCAGAGGATCCTGGAGGGGCTGCTGACTGCCGGCAGGCAGTCTGCCTTTTGGAGACAGAGGGCTTGGTTTCACGCTGTGACCTCTTACCGTTGCTCTTGTGACTTCTGACATCCCCAGGCAGGAGCGGCTGCGCAGCTGGTGGtgcgggcaggaggcagagctgcccttcctgctggggacatggaggggaCGATGCTGCTGGAGTCAGAGCGTCGGTGGCTTTGTAGCTCCTGAGCTCGGCCACGTCGGCCCAAAGCAGCACAGGATCCTTGGACAGTGGGAGGCAGAAAAAGTGATTCACCCCGGCGTGGCCctgcagaggggagggaaggcttCAGTTTCAACTTTGGCTTCGGCTTTGGCGTggccttctccttccctctgtttcacagcccagcagagcagctggtgCTTTGTGGCAAAGATGAAGTGCGTGGACAGGCGTTGTCCTAGACCACTGGAAAGAGTGGCTGTCCTACCACTCTCCGGAGGGTGCTGGGTCCTCCTCCAGCTGAGGTGTCTTCTTTCCTGTTAGACCTCAGGAAGAGGAGAAACCTCAGCCTGCAGAGCATCCTATAGCTGGGGCTCCTGCTTTGTCTCTGCCTGAGCAGAGTCCTTGCTGGGGACTGAGTGTGACCTCATCCGTGCTCTCGTCATCTGTAAGCTCAGCCGTGGTAGGTTAAACCTCGACTTCAGCCTTCCTCGTCCGAGGATGAGGACTGTCTGATTTGCCAGGGAGGAGACCAGGGGGCTGGTGTCTTTGCATGGGCCTTGAAGGACTGTGGGGACAAAGCAGCAGAGGTGAGGTGACAGCCCCATATCCCTTCCAGGCAGGGCACATTGCACCTCATGATTCCCAGGGCCAGGAGGGAACCAGGGGGCAGATGGCTCGGCTGGAAGCTGCTGGTCAGGAATACGCCCCTCCCGAAACACCCCTCTTCCCACAGatgtgctgggagcagagccccccttgcccaggctggggggggagctCCATGCCAaggtccttcctcctccccactgcCCTCACTCACTCTCTCTGATGTACTGCACGTTCTTGTGCTCATCCACATCCCGTCCAAGGAGTCCTGGGGGGACACAGCATGTCAGGGACCCCACTGGCCATCAGGAACCCACCACCCAGCCTGTCTGGCCACACAGTTCCCTGGGGAGGGCTGACCCCAGGGTGCAGCATCGGGGAGGGGATGGATGAGCCTCCTGCTAGCCCTACCTGTGCGGGCAGGAGTGGGAGAGAGTGAAGGGGTGCCCCACAGGTCATGCACCGGGACACAGGGACCCTGGGAGAGAGAGGGACCCTGGGGCTAGGGGCTCACCGATGAACCTGACAGCCTCCCGCCGCAGGGGCTCCTGCGGGCTCTGCAGGTAGGTCTGGCTCTGCCACAGGTAGTCCTTGGCCCTGTTCCTCTTCCTGGccagctggagaggagaagggtgCAGAGTTGGCACAGAGGTGGCCCTCCCATTGGGCCATCCCCCCACCAAGGACCACCCTTCTTCCCCCCAGCAGGACAttcccagctctctgctctCCGCATTGGGGTTCggagggagcagagggctcCCAAGCAATGCTAGTGTGCCATCCTGGTGGCGGGGTCCCCTTTGGGACCCCGGAGGTGAGgacagcctggagcagagcctGTTCCAGGAGGGTGCATGCAGCTGTGGGGACACTGCCCTTGGTCCCCTCTGCTGGGCACGGGGCAGGGCTTACCCAGGGCAGATCCCAGGGGTGTTGGAGCTGTGCTTACCAGGCACTCGCTGATCCTCCATGCCTGCGCTGTCTCGGCCAGTTGCACCAGCTGCCCCCACTTCAGGAACTGGCCAGCGCTGCAGAGGGCTTCCTGGGAGGCCTGGTGAGCAGCACAGATGCTACCACCACCATGGGGGGCACAGGACCCTGTGTCCTCCCTCTTGGTGGGGCTCAGAGCCTGTCCTGGCCCATGCAGGGAAGATGCACCAGCTGGGGACTGATGCTGCCAGCAGGTTCAGCACCccaggggaagagaagggaagccACCCGCTCTGGCTGGAAGCCTCTTGGGGCTTCAGTGTTTCAGCTTTGGTGGCCCCAGGCTGCTGTGGAGCCGTAGCCCAGTctctggggctgcagggacccaTGCCAGGGGCTGTGTGGAGGGAGCTGGGTGGGAAAGGGACCCACCTCCCCATCcatccaggcagcaggaggaaaagggcagcagtgggcagggaggggggctCTGCCTGTTCCTAGGGACTCAACAAGCTAGACCTCACAGTGCAGTGTCAGCATTGCCCTCCCCAAAGGACCAGTCAGGTTGGGAATCCCACCTTGGCCACACTCTTGTCCTGGTCATGCAGGTGAAaaagcagcggcagcaggctgTCCCACAccttcttcttcatcttcttcttttCAGCACCCACCACGAGCCCCACTGCGATTTGGAAGAAACGGATGGAGAGCTCCCGCACCGTGTCCAGctcctgggggagggggggaggaggaccTCAGCCCCAAGCCCATGGCAAGCAAGGGGCTGACATGGAGACGGACATCTCCAAAacggctgcaggcagctctgctccaaAAGGGAGCAAGCTGCGGCATTCAGATGGTCTGCCCAGGGGGACTGGGGTCTCCAGGGCTGAGGGCCAGAGAGGGAGACCCTGCAGAAGGCTGGAGGATGCTGCCAGAGCAGGGTGTGCATTGGTGGGGCTCAGCACACCTGCTGCCATCCTGCCACCACTGTCCCCCGCTGCGGCAGGGAGGCCGAGCCGGAGTGAGTCCTTAGTGGGGAGTTTGTGACACAGCACGGAGCCACCGAGGGCAGCAATGGGGTCTGGG
This window encodes:
- the GRM2 gene encoding metabotropic glutamate receptor 2, producing MAVPLAAWLWLMRLATCLAAGHGMAGKKEISMDGDLVIGGLFPVHEKGVGSEDCGKINEHRGIQRLEAMLFALDEINKDGSILPGVKLGAHILDTCSKDTYALEQSLDFVRASLTRVDGSEHICPDGSYAVHDDVPTAITGVIGGSYSDVSIQVANLLRLFQIPQISYASTSAKLSDKSRYDYFARTVPPDFYQAKAMAEILRFFNWTYVSTVASEGDYGETGIEAFEQEARMRNICIATSEKVGRSMNKKTYDGVVRALLQKPNARVVVLFTRSEDARELLAAAQRANVSFTWVASDGWGALESVVAGSEAVAEGAITIELAAYPIKEFAAYFRNLNPYNNSRNPWFREFWEQKFKCSFHTQDCSRYSLKTGKFEPESKITFVVNAVYAMAHSLHNMHQALCPNATKLCDAMKPVNGKRFYKDYMLNVNFDAPFRPADTKSVVRFDRYGDGIGRYNIFNYHYMDGRYRYQKVGYWAEGLILNTSLIPWAEASIPVSQCSDPCKKNEIKSMQPGDICCWICIPCQPYEYLLDEFTCMDCGLGYWPNETLNGCYELPQEYIRWKDVWAIGPVTISCLGFISTLFVFGVFMKNNDTPIVKASGRELCYILLTGVLMCYSMTFIFIAKPSTEVCTLRRLGLGTSFAVCYSALLTKTNRIARIFSGVKEGVQRPRFISPTSQVVICMALISCQLIIVIIWLLVETPGTGKETEPDKRYIVTLKCNNRDSNMLISLTYNVLLIVLCTVYAFKTRKCPENFNEAKFIGFTMYTTCIIWLAFLPIFYVTSSDYRVQTTTMCISVSLSGTVVLGCLFTPKLHIILFQPQKNVASHRVGTARFSVVAAGSSQSHGSASQYVPTVCNGREVVDSTTSSL
- the RRP9 gene encoding U3 small nucleolar RNA-interacting protein 2 → MAAAAGGRRAKAPRGAAGRRRPRAAVPGAEGRPRAAAGRPVDEEVSSDSEPESPSLGRRRREAAEEEVEETPQEKKLRLAKLYLEQLRQHEEERAAAEEEETQPADLIGDRLKEDVLEQKGRLQRLVAKDVQPPDPASIRMLQGHQLPVTCLVISPDDRFIFSASKDGSLIKWEVESGKRLCVVPGGKKGTEERHMGHASHVLCMAISSDGKYLATGDRNKLIMIWDAATCKRLHIFTGHRDAVSGLSFRKGTHQLYSASHDRCVKVWNVAENAYVETLFGHQDVITGLDSLSRECCVTAGGRDGTVRLWKIPEESQLVFYGHQGSIDCIQLINEEHMVSGADDGSLALWGLTKKKPLALARQAHGMQDAQGLQQPYWISAVAALRNSDLLATGSHSASVKLWKCGEGFRKLEPLWDIPLVGFVNSLKFSAAGDFLVAGLGQEHRLGRWWRVKEAKNSICIIPLKRSAAAPSPEAPDSLEAPNSS